AATCCTGAAGTCTTTCTACTTTTTCAGGTGAAAGGGATGCTGGAATTGAGTCATTATGTGAGCTCACTTTCCCATAGCAGATTCCATTCTTTCCTATCCTgtgttttttttacttttctgcCATATTATTCCTCAGTTTTCCCATTCCATCTTAATTTCTTTTGTCCAGCTCCTCCTTGGtcttcctttcttttttttgtaagttcTTGCTCATAACATggtcaaataaatttaattgctattcttcttttttgttttgaattgctTTTAAATTTTCTCTCGTAGCGTTTTTCCTTATTTTATCCTATCTTCAttaattctctatttttcttataaatctcAATTCTGCATTTTGTATTTCACTTATTTGTTTCTGTGTTAGCGCccataaattttagtttttcgtttgttttggtatttttttagaaacagtCTTAATTGCATTGAAAAATCTTCCAGCTGCTCCAGTTCTCTCGTTCATCTCTTGTTGCAATCTCCCATCTTGTATTAGTGCCATGAGAAggtttttattaatatgttaattgaattctctacaacttACGGAAGGCATCTAAGATGATTGGACTAGCGTTAGTTAGTTTGTAAATATGATGCTAATTCTTTCTTCAAAAAGTTCAATAATCAAGTTTTATTGAATCccaattaataaaatcaacttttgGGTGTTTATttagacagtctctaaaaattaattttggctcatagtttaattttaataattagagTGATACTTAGGATTTATAAGGTGTGAAAATGTGAACAATACTAACAATAATGAACCACTTATTGTATTTGTAGGTGTTGTGAATACCATGGATCCAGGAATTATATGTTTTCAGCACTGCggtccaaaaatattttgttttgcgtTACCTGAAAATTGTCCATCATGTCAAAAAGActtggaaatggaaaatttttctcTCTTGCCTTTCAGGTGAGTTATAAACTTTGATTTGTACATTTCGGTTTCAATATTGATCCAATTGTTGTAAACTGATAATAAGACTTTGTGAACTGAACCAAGCGAGCTTATATTCAACAATGTCCTTAGATGAAATACATCCTATAGGTAGCCAACTCGAGTTCTCGTTTCAGCGCTCTTGGTTCAGGAGCATTACTTAACATACATGAAACAACAGTTCCCTTTCTGCTTTTGGCGGCATacgtcaaattaaaattttaccaCTACTACAAGAATAATGTTATTAAGTATCCGAACACTTGGTTCCTGACTACAGGACAATCTAAAAAATAACCTTCAAAAcgtattaatataattaatataaattttttaaccacattttagaaaattattaaaatataataataaataaaagaaacattGGTTTAAATCAacttgtttatttgaaataatgaaaatcttgaaattaaGAATAGATCTGTTCATATAAAAGAGTTTCATCTTAGCATAGCATTTCTGCAAAAGTATCTTTGAATGTTCTTTAAACCACATCTAGAATTAGTTCTAATCTCTAAGcaaattgttttattaccaATGTCTCACtgtccaataaaaatattttcatgtttttctagAGTTCCTTATCCTTTTGTAAAAGCATCTCAGTATCGTTGTGCAGTTGTTATCAAACCAACGACAGGAGATTTTTTGAAGTAAGTTTATCTTAACAAACACTTTTAACATCTTCACTTCCCGTATTATTtgcattaaaattatattataattctcttttttttttagtgattACCATAATTCCAAAGATCTACATATTGGAGTCACTACATCTGATGGGAAAATAGTAGAATTCGATAGGCACGGACTCAGATGTCACAGAAGCACGCAATGGAATCAATGTCTCCTATTAGAACAAGTACATGGATCTTGGAGAGAACATTGGGACAATGTTCTCATGAAAATTTGTTACCAGAAATGTTGGTCGCCCGAATTATACAGAGAGGACACTCATAATTGTTTCACATTTGTTTTGacgtttttagtaaatttgGGTTATTCTTCTTTGAGTTTGGCCGCTAAAAGCAAAACTAATTTTTGcgaaaaatttatcattccCAGAACTAGCTCTGCAGGAAAATATATATCGGTTTATAGGAGGCTGAAACACGGCATTTATGTCCATAGGAACAGTAAAAACTGAGATATGTTTTAGAAATTGTTTGTCTTAATTAACCCTCTACTGCAGGGCTGGGCAAATACTTTTAAGGGCGTGAAATATTCGGAATGACAACTGAGCCGGAAGACCATACCTCACAAGCAAATATTTTGGGTGAACAAAAacactataattattttaaatcatttggcCATAGAAATTTTATAGTTGATAATAGGTACTAGTAATAATGAATTATCCActgtttcaatttaatattaattataatacattaaaaaagtGGACAattcattattactattataattatttatattattaaagaataatttattatatttccaaaatacaGAATATAATATTAAGCTAATTACCTGTTTTATGAGAGTATGTTGCATACATTAAAATAGGGATAATTGTAGCTATTCgaaattattgttgattctaTTAAAATCGCTTacaataagaaattaaaaaaattgcatgcAGGATTTTTCAACAGCCCGGATAAAGTAAGCAAAAGGGTAAATCCCACCCCGATCGGACCCCTGCTTTAATGCATGAATtatgaaaagaatgaaaaaaaatatttagtggtTTGTTTAGGCTTTATTTGGGGataagatttattaaaaaaacgaaaattaaaaaaaaattacttgcaTAAACAAATGGttagtatcaaaataaaaactgcAATAATTTTAATCTTGAAATGCCTTTGTCGTAACATTTTCTACActttttgtaagttttttaGCCACAAAATTGACATTTCTGCCGATggtttttcatcaaatatatgagtaaaATTGAACCTTTTATTTTACTactgtacattttttatttctgcaaATTATACAGTATATACAAAAAGATTTCATCTGATAGTAGACAGAGggtgttatttgaaattatatactGGTCATTTTAGACATatgaagttacataaatttggttaaaatcagtgaa
The genomic region above belongs to Diorhabda carinulata isolate Delta chromosome 9, icDioCari1.1, whole genome shotgun sequence and contains:
- the LOC130898352 gene encoding MKRN2 opposite strand protein, which codes for MDPGIICFQHCGPKIFCFALPENCPSCQKDLEMENFSLLPFRVPYPFVKASQYRCAVVIKPTTGDFLNDYHNSKDLHIGVTTSDGKIVEFDRHGLRCHRSTQWNQCLLLEQVHGSWREHWDNVLMKICYQKCWSPELYREDTHNCFTFVLTFLVNLGYSSLSLAAKSKTNFCEKFIIPRTSSAGKYISVYRRLKHGIYVHRNSKN